From the genome of Callithrix jacchus isolate 240 chromosome 7, calJac240_pri, whole genome shotgun sequence, one region includes:
- the KLHL17 gene encoding kelch-like protein 17 isoform X7 encodes MQPRSERPAGRTQSPEHGSPGPGPEAPPPPPPQPQQTAPEAERARPRPARPAAPMEGAVQLLSREGHSVAHNSKRHYHDAFVAMSRMRQRGLLCDIVLHVAAKEIRAHKVVLASCSPYFHAMFTNEMSESRQTHVTLHDIDPQALDQLVQFAYTAEIVVGEGNVQTLLPAASLLQLNGVRDACCKFLLSQLDPSNCLGIRGFADAHSCSDLLKAAHRYVLQHFVDVAKTEEFMLLPLKQVLELVSSDSLNVPSEEEVYRAVLSWVKHDVDARRQHVPRLMKCVRLPLLSRDFLLGHVDAESLVRHHPDCKDLLIEALKFHLLPEQRGVLGTSRTRPRRCEGAGPVLFAVGGGSLFAIHGDCEAYDTRTDRWHMVASMSTRRARVGVAAVGNRLYAVGGYDGTSDLATVESYDPVTNTWQPEVSMGTRRSCLGVAALHGLLYSAGGYDGASCLNSAERYDPLTGAWTSVAAMSTRRRYVRVATLDGNLYAVGGYDSSSHLATVEKYEPQEHTRPGGHGWMAVRSRGQRWQLQPQLHREVQPEDQQVGGCLLHVHPAQQRGRRGAGAAQLSATILAHALRVLHQPLTQPLPESRSLPHALRGPWPPPGTPCTICSHLPTIPFCLCLVVYLFIEG; translated from the exons ATGCAGCCCCGCAGCGAGCGCCCGGCTGGCAGAACGCAGAGCCCGGAGCACGGCAGCCCGGGACCCGGGCCGGaggcgccgccgccgccaccgccgcagCCGCAGCAGACGGC CCCTGAGGCGGAGCGCGCGCGGCCCCGGCCGGCGCGGCCAGCAGCCCCCATGGAGGGAGCCGTGCAGCTGCTGAGCCGCGAGGGCCACAGCGTGGCCCACAACTCCAAGCGACACTACCACGACGCCTTCGTAGCCATGAGCCGCATGCGCCAGCGCGGCCTCCTGTGCGACATCGTCCTGCACGTGGCCGCCAAGGAGATCCGCGCGCACAAAGTGGTGCTGGCCTCCTGCAGCCCGTACTTCCACGCCATGTTCACAA ATGAGATGAGCGAGAGCCGCCAGACTCATGTGACGCTGCATGACATCGACCCTCAGGCCTTGGACCAGCTGGTGCAGTTTGCGTACACGGCTGAGATCGTGGTGGGCGAGGGCAACGTGCAG ACGCTGCTTCCAGCCGCCAGCCTGCTGCAGCTGAACGGTGTCCGAGACGCCTGCTGCAAGTTCCTGCTGAGTCAGCTGGACCCCTCCAACTGCCTGGGCATCCGGGGCTTTGCCGATGCGCACTCCTGCAGTGACCTGCTCAAGGCGGCCCACAGGTACGTGCTGCAGCACTTCGTGGACGTGGCCAAGACCGAGGAGTTCATGCTGCTGCCCCTGAAACAG GTGCTGGAACTGGTATCTAGTGACAGCTTGAACGTGCCTTCAGAGGAGGAGGTCTACCGCGCCGTCCTGAGCTGGGTGAAACACGACGTGGACGCCCGCAGGCAGCATGTCCCACGG CTCATGAAGTGTGTGcggctgcctctgctgagccGTGACTTCCTGCTGGGCCACGTGGATGCCGAGAGCCTGGTGAGGCACCACCCCGACTGCAAGGACCTCCTCATCGAGGCTCTGAAGTTTCACCTACTGCCGGAGCAGAGGGGCGTCCTGGGCACCAGCCGCACTCGGCCCCGGCGCTGTGAGGGGGCCGGCCCAGTGCTCTTCGCCGTGG GCGGTGGGAGCCTGTTTGCCATCCACGGAGACTGTGAGGCCTACGACACGCGCACCGACCGCTGGCACATGGTGGCCTCCATGTCCACGCGCAGGGCCCGGGTGGGCGTGGCTGCCGTGGGGAACCGGCTGTATGCTGTGGGCGG CTACGACGGGACCTCAGACCTGGCTACCGTGGAGTCCTACGACCCCGTGACTAACACGTGGCAGCCGGAGGTGTCCATGGGCACGAGGCGAAGCTGCCTGGGTGTGGCCGCCCTGCATGGGCTCCTGTACTCGGCTGGCGGCTATGACGGGGCCTCCTGCCTGAACAG TGCCGAGCGCTACGACCCCCTGACTGGAGCGTGGACATCCGTTGCTGCCATGAGCACCCGGAGACGCTATGTGCGTGTGGCCACGCTCG ATGGGAACCTGTACGCCGTGGGCGGCTACGACAGCTCCTCACATCTGGCCACTGTGGAGAAGTACGAGCCCCAG GAGCACACACGACCTGGTGGCCATGGATGGATGGCTGTACGCAGTCGGGGGCAACGATGGCAGCTCCAGCCTCAACTCCATCGAGAAGTACAACCCGAGGACCAACAAGTGGGTGGCTGCCTCCTGCATGTTCACCCGGCGCAGCAGCGTGGGCGTCGCGGTGCTGGAGCTGCTCAACTTTCCGCCACCATCCTCGCCCACGCTCTCCGTGTCCTCCACCAGCCTCTGACCCAGCCACTGCCAGAGTCCCGCAGCCTCCCACATGCCTTAAGGGGGCCATGGCCCCCACCAGGGACGCCCTGCACCATCTGTTCGCATCTTCCGACCATTCCTTTTTGTCTGTGtttagttgtttatttatttattgagggctGA
- the KLHL17 gene encoding kelch-like protein 17 isoform X1, with translation MEGAVQLLSREGHSVAHNSKRHYHDAFVAMSRMRQRGLLCDIVLHVAAKEIRAHKVVLASCSPYFHAMFTNEMSESRQTHVTLHDIDPQALDQLVQFAYTAEIVVGEGNVQTLLPAASLLQLNGVRDACCKFLLSQLDPSNCLGIRGFADAHSCSDLLKAAHRYVLQHFVDVAKTEEFMLLPLKQVLELVSSDSLNVPSEEEVYRAVLSWVKHDVDARRQHVPRLMKCVRLPLLSRDFLLGHVDAESLVRHHPDCKDLLIEALKFHLLPEQRGVLGTSRTRPRRCEGAGPVLFAVGGGSLFAIHGDCEAYDTRTDRWHMVASMSTRRARVGVAAVGNRLYAVGGYDGTSDLATVESYDPVTNTWQPEVSMGTRRSCLGVAALHGLLYSAGGYDGASCLNRWEPVRRGRLRQLLTSGHCGEVRAPGERVVACGVHAEPAQLSRCGCAGGCPVRGRGQRWHQLPQFSGEIQPQGRRLGECGAHEHPQEHTRPGGHGWMAVRSRGQRWQLQPQLHREVQPEDQQVGGCLLHVHPAQQRGRRGAGAAQLSATILAHALRVLHQPLTQPLPESRSLPHALRGPWPPPGTPCTICSHLPTIPFCLCLVVYLFIEG, from the exons ATGGAGGGAGCCGTGCAGCTGCTGAGCCGCGAGGGCCACAGCGTGGCCCACAACTCCAAGCGACACTACCACGACGCCTTCGTAGCCATGAGCCGCATGCGCCAGCGCGGCCTCCTGTGCGACATCGTCCTGCACGTGGCCGCCAAGGAGATCCGCGCGCACAAAGTGGTGCTGGCCTCCTGCAGCCCGTACTTCCACGCCATGTTCACAA ATGAGATGAGCGAGAGCCGCCAGACTCATGTGACGCTGCATGACATCGACCCTCAGGCCTTGGACCAGCTGGTGCAGTTTGCGTACACGGCTGAGATCGTGGTGGGCGAGGGCAACGTGCAG ACGCTGCTTCCAGCCGCCAGCCTGCTGCAGCTGAACGGTGTCCGAGACGCCTGCTGCAAGTTCCTGCTGAGTCAGCTGGACCCCTCCAACTGCCTGGGCATCCGGGGCTTTGCCGATGCGCACTCCTGCAGTGACCTGCTCAAGGCGGCCCACAGGTACGTGCTGCAGCACTTCGTGGACGTGGCCAAGACCGAGGAGTTCATGCTGCTGCCCCTGAAACAG GTGCTGGAACTGGTATCTAGTGACAGCTTGAACGTGCCTTCAGAGGAGGAGGTCTACCGCGCCGTCCTGAGCTGGGTGAAACACGACGTGGACGCCCGCAGGCAGCATGTCCCACGG CTCATGAAGTGTGTGcggctgcctctgctgagccGTGACTTCCTGCTGGGCCACGTGGATGCCGAGAGCCTGGTGAGGCACCACCCCGACTGCAAGGACCTCCTCATCGAGGCTCTGAAGTTTCACCTACTGCCGGAGCAGAGGGGCGTCCTGGGCACCAGCCGCACTCGGCCCCGGCGCTGTGAGGGGGCCGGCCCAGTGCTCTTCGCCGTGG GCGGTGGGAGCCTGTTTGCCATCCACGGAGACTGTGAGGCCTACGACACGCGCACCGACCGCTGGCACATGGTGGCCTCCATGTCCACGCGCAGGGCCCGGGTGGGCGTGGCTGCCGTGGGGAACCGGCTGTATGCTGTGGGCGG CTACGACGGGACCTCAGACCTGGCTACCGTGGAGTCCTACGACCCCGTGACTAACACGTGGCAGCCGGAGGTGTCCATGGGCACGAGGCGAAGCTGCCTGGGTGTGGCCGCCCTGCATGGGCTCCTGTACTCGGCTGGCGGCTATGACGGGGCCTCCTGCCTGAACAG ATGGGAACCTGTACGCCGTGGGCGGCTACGACAGCTCCTCACATCTGGCCACTGTGGAGAAGTACGAGCCCCAG GTGAACGTGTGGTCGCCTGTGGCGTCCATGCTGAGCCGGCGCAGCTCAGCAGGTGTGGCTGTGCTGGAGGGTGCCCTGTACGTGGCAGGGGGCAACGATGGCACCAGCTGCCTCAATTCAGTGGAGAGATACAGCCCCAAGGCCGGCGCCTGGGAGAGTGTGGCGCCCATGAACATCCGCAG GAGCACACACGACCTGGTGGCCATGGATGGATGGCTGTACGCAGTCGGGGGCAACGATGGCAGCTCCAGCCTCAACTCCATCGAGAAGTACAACCCGAGGACCAACAAGTGGGTGGCTGCCTCCTGCATGTTCACCCGGCGCAGCAGCGTGGGCGTCGCGGTGCTGGAGCTGCTCAACTTTCCGCCACCATCCTCGCCCACGCTCTCCGTGTCCTCCACCAGCCTCTGACCCAGCCACTGCCAGAGTCCCGCAGCCTCCCACATGCCTTAAGGGGGCCATGGCCCCCACCAGGGACGCCCTGCACCATCTGTTCGCATCTTCCGACCATTCCTTTTTGTCTGTGtttagttgtttatttatttattgagggctGA
- the KLHL17 gene encoding kelch-like protein 17 isoform X6, with protein sequence MQPRSERPAGRTQSPEHGSPGPGPEAPPPPPPQPQQTAPEAERARPRPARPAAPMEGAVQLLSREGHSVAHNSKRHYHDAFVAMSRMRQRGLLCDIVLHVAAKEIRAHKVVLASCSPYFHAMFTNEMSESRQTHVTLHDIDPQALDQLVQFAYTAEIVVGEGNVQTLLPAASLLQLNGVRDACCKFLLSQLDPSNCLGIRGFADAHSCSDLLKAAHRYVLQHFVDVAKTEEFMLLPLKQVLELVSSDSLNVPSEEEVYRAVLSWVKHDVDARRQHVPRLMKCVRLPLLSRDFLLGHVDAESLVRHHPDCKDLLIEALKFHLLPEQRGVLGTSRTRPRRCEGAGPVLFAVGGGSLFAIHGDCEAYDTRTDRWHMVASMSTRRARVGVAAVGNRLYAVGGYDGTSDLATVESYDPVTNTWQPEVSMGTRRSCLGVAALHGLLYSAGGYDGASCLNSAERYDPLTGAWTSVAAMSTRRRYVRVATLDGNLYAVGGYDSSSHLATVEKYEPQVNVWSPVASMLSRRSSAGVAVLEGALYVAGGNDGTSCLNSVERYSPKAGAWESVAPMNIRRSTHDLVAMDGWLYAVGGNDGSSSLNSIEKYNPRTNKWVAASCMFTRRSSVGVAVLELLNFPPPSSPTLSVSSTSL encoded by the exons ATGCAGCCCCGCAGCGAGCGCCCGGCTGGCAGAACGCAGAGCCCGGAGCACGGCAGCCCGGGACCCGGGCCGGaggcgccgccgccgccaccgccgcagCCGCAGCAGACGGC CCCTGAGGCGGAGCGCGCGCGGCCCCGGCCGGCGCGGCCAGCAGCCCCCATGGAGGGAGCCGTGCAGCTGCTGAGCCGCGAGGGCCACAGCGTGGCCCACAACTCCAAGCGACACTACCACGACGCCTTCGTAGCCATGAGCCGCATGCGCCAGCGCGGCCTCCTGTGCGACATCGTCCTGCACGTGGCCGCCAAGGAGATCCGCGCGCACAAAGTGGTGCTGGCCTCCTGCAGCCCGTACTTCCACGCCATGTTCACAA ATGAGATGAGCGAGAGCCGCCAGACTCATGTGACGCTGCATGACATCGACCCTCAGGCCTTGGACCAGCTGGTGCAGTTTGCGTACACGGCTGAGATCGTGGTGGGCGAGGGCAACGTGCAG ACGCTGCTTCCAGCCGCCAGCCTGCTGCAGCTGAACGGTGTCCGAGACGCCTGCTGCAAGTTCCTGCTGAGTCAGCTGGACCCCTCCAACTGCCTGGGCATCCGGGGCTTTGCCGATGCGCACTCCTGCAGTGACCTGCTCAAGGCGGCCCACAGGTACGTGCTGCAGCACTTCGTGGACGTGGCCAAGACCGAGGAGTTCATGCTGCTGCCCCTGAAACAG GTGCTGGAACTGGTATCTAGTGACAGCTTGAACGTGCCTTCAGAGGAGGAGGTCTACCGCGCCGTCCTGAGCTGGGTGAAACACGACGTGGACGCCCGCAGGCAGCATGTCCCACGG CTCATGAAGTGTGTGcggctgcctctgctgagccGTGACTTCCTGCTGGGCCACGTGGATGCCGAGAGCCTGGTGAGGCACCACCCCGACTGCAAGGACCTCCTCATCGAGGCTCTGAAGTTTCACCTACTGCCGGAGCAGAGGGGCGTCCTGGGCACCAGCCGCACTCGGCCCCGGCGCTGTGAGGGGGCCGGCCCAGTGCTCTTCGCCGTGG GCGGTGGGAGCCTGTTTGCCATCCACGGAGACTGTGAGGCCTACGACACGCGCACCGACCGCTGGCACATGGTGGCCTCCATGTCCACGCGCAGGGCCCGGGTGGGCGTGGCTGCCGTGGGGAACCGGCTGTATGCTGTGGGCGG CTACGACGGGACCTCAGACCTGGCTACCGTGGAGTCCTACGACCCCGTGACTAACACGTGGCAGCCGGAGGTGTCCATGGGCACGAGGCGAAGCTGCCTGGGTGTGGCCGCCCTGCATGGGCTCCTGTACTCGGCTGGCGGCTATGACGGGGCCTCCTGCCTGAACAG TGCCGAGCGCTACGACCCCCTGACTGGAGCGTGGACATCCGTTGCTGCCATGAGCACCCGGAGACGCTATGTGCGTGTGGCCACGCTCG ATGGGAACCTGTACGCCGTGGGCGGCTACGACAGCTCCTCACATCTGGCCACTGTGGAGAAGTACGAGCCCCAG GTGAACGTGTGGTCGCCTGTGGCGTCCATGCTGAGCCGGCGCAGCTCAGCAGGTGTGGCTGTGCTGGAGGGTGCCCTGTACGTGGCAGGGGGCAACGATGGCACCAGCTGCCTCAATTCAGTGGAGAGATACAGCCCCAAGGCCGGCGCCTGGGAGAGTGTGGCGCCCATGAACATCCGCAG GAGCACACACGACCTGGTGGCCATGGATGGATGGCTGTACGCAGTCGGGGGCAACGATGGCAGCTCCAGCCTCAACTCCATCGAGAAGTACAACCCGAGGACCAACAAGTGGGTGGCTGCCTCCTGCATGTTCACCCGGCGCAGCAGCGTGGGCGTCGCGGTGCTGGAGCTGCTCAACTTTCCGCCACCATCCTCGCCCACGCTCTCCGTGTCCTCCACCAGCCTCTGA
- the KLHL17 gene encoding kelch-like protein 17 isoform X2, translated as MEGAVQLLSREGHSVAHNSKRHYHDAFVAMSRMRQRGLLCDIVLHVAAKEIRAHKVVLASCSPYFHAMFTNEMSESRQTHVTLHDIDPQALDQLVQFAYTAEIVVGEGNVQTLLPAASLLQLNGVRDACCKFLLSQLDPSNCLGIRGFADAHSCSDLLKAAHRYVLQHFVDVAKTEEFMLLPLKQVLELVSSDSLNVPSEEEVYRAVLSWVKHDVDARRQHVPRLMKCVRLPLLSRDFLLGHVDAESLVRHHPDCKDLLIEALKFHLLPEQRGVLGTSRTRPRRCEGAGPVLFAVGGGSLFAIHGDCEAYDTRTDRWHMVASMSTRRARVGVAAVGNRLYAVGGYDGTSDLATVESYDPVTNTWQPEVSMGTRRSCLGVAALHGLLYSAGGYDGASCLNSAERYDPLTGAWTSVAAMSTRRRYVRVATLDGNLYAVGGYDSSSHLATVEKYEPQEHTRPGGHGWMAVRSRGQRWQLQPQLHREVQPEDQQVGGCLLHVHPAQQRGRRGAGAAQLSATILAHALRVLHQPLTQPLPESRSLPHALRGPWPPPGTPCTICSHLPTIPFCLCLVVYLFIEG; from the exons ATGGAGGGAGCCGTGCAGCTGCTGAGCCGCGAGGGCCACAGCGTGGCCCACAACTCCAAGCGACACTACCACGACGCCTTCGTAGCCATGAGCCGCATGCGCCAGCGCGGCCTCCTGTGCGACATCGTCCTGCACGTGGCCGCCAAGGAGATCCGCGCGCACAAAGTGGTGCTGGCCTCCTGCAGCCCGTACTTCCACGCCATGTTCACAA ATGAGATGAGCGAGAGCCGCCAGACTCATGTGACGCTGCATGACATCGACCCTCAGGCCTTGGACCAGCTGGTGCAGTTTGCGTACACGGCTGAGATCGTGGTGGGCGAGGGCAACGTGCAG ACGCTGCTTCCAGCCGCCAGCCTGCTGCAGCTGAACGGTGTCCGAGACGCCTGCTGCAAGTTCCTGCTGAGTCAGCTGGACCCCTCCAACTGCCTGGGCATCCGGGGCTTTGCCGATGCGCACTCCTGCAGTGACCTGCTCAAGGCGGCCCACAGGTACGTGCTGCAGCACTTCGTGGACGTGGCCAAGACCGAGGAGTTCATGCTGCTGCCCCTGAAACAG GTGCTGGAACTGGTATCTAGTGACAGCTTGAACGTGCCTTCAGAGGAGGAGGTCTACCGCGCCGTCCTGAGCTGGGTGAAACACGACGTGGACGCCCGCAGGCAGCATGTCCCACGG CTCATGAAGTGTGTGcggctgcctctgctgagccGTGACTTCCTGCTGGGCCACGTGGATGCCGAGAGCCTGGTGAGGCACCACCCCGACTGCAAGGACCTCCTCATCGAGGCTCTGAAGTTTCACCTACTGCCGGAGCAGAGGGGCGTCCTGGGCACCAGCCGCACTCGGCCCCGGCGCTGTGAGGGGGCCGGCCCAGTGCTCTTCGCCGTGG GCGGTGGGAGCCTGTTTGCCATCCACGGAGACTGTGAGGCCTACGACACGCGCACCGACCGCTGGCACATGGTGGCCTCCATGTCCACGCGCAGGGCCCGGGTGGGCGTGGCTGCCGTGGGGAACCGGCTGTATGCTGTGGGCGG CTACGACGGGACCTCAGACCTGGCTACCGTGGAGTCCTACGACCCCGTGACTAACACGTGGCAGCCGGAGGTGTCCATGGGCACGAGGCGAAGCTGCCTGGGTGTGGCCGCCCTGCATGGGCTCCTGTACTCGGCTGGCGGCTATGACGGGGCCTCCTGCCTGAACAG TGCCGAGCGCTACGACCCCCTGACTGGAGCGTGGACATCCGTTGCTGCCATGAGCACCCGGAGACGCTATGTGCGTGTGGCCACGCTCG ATGGGAACCTGTACGCCGTGGGCGGCTACGACAGCTCCTCACATCTGGCCACTGTGGAGAAGTACGAGCCCCAG GAGCACACACGACCTGGTGGCCATGGATGGATGGCTGTACGCAGTCGGGGGCAACGATGGCAGCTCCAGCCTCAACTCCATCGAGAAGTACAACCCGAGGACCAACAAGTGGGTGGCTGCCTCCTGCATGTTCACCCGGCGCAGCAGCGTGGGCGTCGCGGTGCTGGAGCTGCTCAACTTTCCGCCACCATCCTCGCCCACGCTCTCCGTGTCCTCCACCAGCCTCTGACCCAGCCACTGCCAGAGTCCCGCAGCCTCCCACATGCCTTAAGGGGGCCATGGCCCCCACCAGGGACGCCCTGCACCATCTGTTCGCATCTTCCGACCATTCCTTTTTGTCTGTGtttagttgtttatttatttattgagggctGA
- the KLHL17 gene encoding kelch-like protein 17 isoform X5: MQPRSERPAGRTQSPEHGSPGPGPEAPPPPPPQPQQTAPEAERARPRPARPAAPMEGAVQLLSREGHSVAHNSKRHYHDAFVAMSRMRQRGLLCDIVLHVAAKEIRAHKVVLASCSPYFHAMFTNEMSESRQTHVTLHDIDPQALDQLVQFAYTAEIVVGEGNVQTLLPAASLLQLNGVRDACCKFLLSQLDPSNCLGIRGFADAHSCSDLLKAAHRYVLQHFVDVAKTEEFMLLPLKQVLELVSSDSLNVPSEEEVYRAVLSWVKHDVDARRQHVPRLMKCVRLPLLSRDFLLGHVDAESLVRHHPDCKDLLIEALKFHLLPEQRGVLGTSRTRPRRCEGAGPVLFAVGGGSLFAIHGDCEAYDTRTDRWHMVASMSTRRARVGVAAVGNRLYAVGGYDGTSDLATVESYDPVTNTWQPEVSMGTRRSCLGVAALHGLLYSAGGYDGASCLNRWEPVRRGRLRQLLTSGHCGEVRAPGERVVACGVHAEPAQLSRCGCAGGCPVRGRGQRWHQLPQFSGEIQPQGRRLGECGAHEHPQEHTRPGGHGWMAVRSRGQRWQLQPQLHREVQPEDQQVGGCLLHVHPAQQRGRRGAGAAQLSATILAHALRVLHQPLTQPLPESRSLPHALRGPWPPPGTPCTICSHLPTIPFCLCLVVYLFIEG; encoded by the exons ATGCAGCCCCGCAGCGAGCGCCCGGCTGGCAGAACGCAGAGCCCGGAGCACGGCAGCCCGGGACCCGGGCCGGaggcgccgccgccgccaccgccgcagCCGCAGCAGACGGC CCCTGAGGCGGAGCGCGCGCGGCCCCGGCCGGCGCGGCCAGCAGCCCCCATGGAGGGAGCCGTGCAGCTGCTGAGCCGCGAGGGCCACAGCGTGGCCCACAACTCCAAGCGACACTACCACGACGCCTTCGTAGCCATGAGCCGCATGCGCCAGCGCGGCCTCCTGTGCGACATCGTCCTGCACGTGGCCGCCAAGGAGATCCGCGCGCACAAAGTGGTGCTGGCCTCCTGCAGCCCGTACTTCCACGCCATGTTCACAA ATGAGATGAGCGAGAGCCGCCAGACTCATGTGACGCTGCATGACATCGACCCTCAGGCCTTGGACCAGCTGGTGCAGTTTGCGTACACGGCTGAGATCGTGGTGGGCGAGGGCAACGTGCAG ACGCTGCTTCCAGCCGCCAGCCTGCTGCAGCTGAACGGTGTCCGAGACGCCTGCTGCAAGTTCCTGCTGAGTCAGCTGGACCCCTCCAACTGCCTGGGCATCCGGGGCTTTGCCGATGCGCACTCCTGCAGTGACCTGCTCAAGGCGGCCCACAGGTACGTGCTGCAGCACTTCGTGGACGTGGCCAAGACCGAGGAGTTCATGCTGCTGCCCCTGAAACAG GTGCTGGAACTGGTATCTAGTGACAGCTTGAACGTGCCTTCAGAGGAGGAGGTCTACCGCGCCGTCCTGAGCTGGGTGAAACACGACGTGGACGCCCGCAGGCAGCATGTCCCACGG CTCATGAAGTGTGTGcggctgcctctgctgagccGTGACTTCCTGCTGGGCCACGTGGATGCCGAGAGCCTGGTGAGGCACCACCCCGACTGCAAGGACCTCCTCATCGAGGCTCTGAAGTTTCACCTACTGCCGGAGCAGAGGGGCGTCCTGGGCACCAGCCGCACTCGGCCCCGGCGCTGTGAGGGGGCCGGCCCAGTGCTCTTCGCCGTGG GCGGTGGGAGCCTGTTTGCCATCCACGGAGACTGTGAGGCCTACGACACGCGCACCGACCGCTGGCACATGGTGGCCTCCATGTCCACGCGCAGGGCCCGGGTGGGCGTGGCTGCCGTGGGGAACCGGCTGTATGCTGTGGGCGG CTACGACGGGACCTCAGACCTGGCTACCGTGGAGTCCTACGACCCCGTGACTAACACGTGGCAGCCGGAGGTGTCCATGGGCACGAGGCGAAGCTGCCTGGGTGTGGCCGCCCTGCATGGGCTCCTGTACTCGGCTGGCGGCTATGACGGGGCCTCCTGCCTGAACAG ATGGGAACCTGTACGCCGTGGGCGGCTACGACAGCTCCTCACATCTGGCCACTGTGGAGAAGTACGAGCCCCAG GTGAACGTGTGGTCGCCTGTGGCGTCCATGCTGAGCCGGCGCAGCTCAGCAGGTGTGGCTGTGCTGGAGGGTGCCCTGTACGTGGCAGGGGGCAACGATGGCACCAGCTGCCTCAATTCAGTGGAGAGATACAGCCCCAAGGCCGGCGCCTGGGAGAGTGTGGCGCCCATGAACATCCGCAG GAGCACACACGACCTGGTGGCCATGGATGGATGGCTGTACGCAGTCGGGGGCAACGATGGCAGCTCCAGCCTCAACTCCATCGAGAAGTACAACCCGAGGACCAACAAGTGGGTGGCTGCCTCCTGCATGTTCACCCGGCGCAGCAGCGTGGGCGTCGCGGTGCTGGAGCTGCTCAACTTTCCGCCACCATCCTCGCCCACGCTCTCCGTGTCCTCCACCAGCCTCTGACCCAGCCACTGCCAGAGTCCCGCAGCCTCCCACATGCCTTAAGGGGGCCATGGCCCCCACCAGGGACGCCCTGCACCATCTGTTCGCATCTTCCGACCATTCCTTTTTGTCTGTGtttagttgtttatttatttattgagggctGA